The following proteins are co-located in the Gossypium hirsutum isolate 1008001.06 chromosome A02, Gossypium_hirsutum_v2.1, whole genome shotgun sequence genome:
- the LOC107952016 gene encoding alcohol dehydrogenase class-P-like (The RefSeq protein has 2 substitutions compared to this genomic sequence): MSTAGQVIRCKAAVAWESGKPLSIEEVEVAPPQKDEVRIKILFTSLCHTDVYFWDAKGQNPLFPRILGHEAGGIVESVGEGVTDLKPGDHVLPIFTGECKECPHCLSEESNMCDLLRINTDRGEMINDGKSRFSINGKPIYHFLGTSTFSEYTVVHVGQVAKINPEAPLDKVCVLSCGMSTGFGATVNVAKPKKGQSVAIFGLGAVGLAAAEGARVSGASRIIGVDLNPSRFELAKNFGVTEFVNPKDHKKPVQEVIAEMTGGGVDRSVECTGSIQAMISAFECVHDGWGVAVLVGVPNKDDAFKTHPVNLLNERTLKGTFFGNYKPRTDIPAVVERYMNKELELDKFITHSVPFSEINKAFEYMLAGEGLRCVIRMVA, translated from the exons ATGAGTACTGCTGGTCAAGTCATCCGTTGCAAAG CTGCGGTAGCATGGGAGTCGGGGAAGCCACTGTCAATAGAGGAAGTGGAAGTGGCACCACCGCAGAAGGATGAAGTCCGTATTAAGATACTCTTCACTTCTTTATGTCACACCGATGTCTACTTCTGGGATGCTAAG GGACAAAACCCTCTGTTTCCTCGCATACTAGGTCATGAAGCTGGAGG GATTGTGGAGAGTGTAGGTGAGGGGGTGACTGATCTAAAGCCAGGTGATCATGTTCTCCCCATCTTCACGGGGGAATGCAAGGAGTGTCCCCATTGCTTGTCAGAAGAAAGTAACATGTGTGATCTCCTCAGAATCAACACTGATAGGGGTGAAATGATTAATGACGGAAAATCCAGGTTTTCCATTAATGGGAAGCCTATCTACCACTTCCTAGGCACCTCTACTTTCAGTGAATACACTGTTGTCCATGTCGGCCAGGTTGCCAAGATCAATCCTGAGGCTCCGCTTGATAAAGTTTGTGTTCTAAGCTGCGGAATGTCCACAG GGTTTGGTGCCACTGTGAATGTAGCTAAACCCAAAAAGGGTCAATCCGTTGCAATATTTGGACTAGGTGCTGTCGGTCTTGCT GCTGCTGAAGGAGCAAGAGTTTCTGGGGCTTCCAGGATCATTGGTGTCGATTTGAACCCTAGCAGATTCGAACTAG CCAAGAACTTCGGTGTTACGGAGTTTGTGAATCCCAAAGATCACAACAAACCTGTTCAAGAG GTCATTGCTGAGATGACTGGTGGAGGAGTCGACCGCAGTGTTGAATGTACCGGGAGCATCCAGGCCATGATTTCTGCATTTGAATGTGTCCACGAT GGTTGGGGAGTTGCAGTGCTTGTGGGGGTTCCCAACAAAGACGATGCATTCAAAACTCATCCAGTGAATCTACTGAATGAAAGGACTCTCAAGGGTACTTTCTTTGGCAACTACAAACCTCGAACTGATATTCCTGCTGTCGTTGAGAGATACATGAACAAG GAACTTGAACTTGATAAGTTCATCACTCACTCTGTTCCCTTCTCTGAGATTAACAAGGCATTTGAGTACATGCTTGCTGGCGAGGGCCTGAGGTGCGTGATTCGCATGGATGCATAA
- the LOC107952017 gene encoding probable auxin efflux carrier component 6 isoform X1, with product MITGGDFYKVMCAMVPLYFAMIVAYGSVKWWRIFSPEQCSGINRFVAVFAVPVLSFHFIAQNNPYQMDTKFIIADTVSKVLVLALLSVWAIFFPGGSLDWLITLFSLATLPNTLVMGIPLLNAMYGDFTQSLMVQLVVLQCIIWYTLLLFLFEYRAATLLIKTQFPGPTAATISKFELDNDVISLDGRDPLRTESETDINGRIRVRIRRSTSSAPESALSSSICLTPRASNLSNAEIFSVNTPGGPNNNEIVFCNGDLGFGYRAVSPRLSGYASSDAYSLQPTPRASNFNEMDVITTAAGNTPIWMRSPVAGGKVFRQPSPVVPPTKMVWDCQDGGGDDNRQGFKDLGEKEISFRDNTKITVAEMNGDGKEGEVGSKQEMPKAIVMVRLILIVVGRKLSRNPNTYSSILGLLWSLISFKWNVGMPSLVKYSIKIISDAGLGMAMFSLGLFMALQPRIIACGTKRATMGMVIRFLCGPVIMSTASIALGLRGAKLHAAIVQAALPQGIVPFVFAREYGLHPDILSTGVIFGMLVSLPVTLLYYILLGI from the exons ATGATAACAGGGGGTGATTTTTACAAGGTGATGTGTGCGATGGTTCCACTGTATTTCGCAATGATAGTAGCGTACGGATCGGTGAAATGGTGGCGAATATTCAGCCCGGAGCAGTGTTCGGGGATCAACCGGTTCGTGGCGGTTTTCGCGGTGCCGGTGTTGTCATTCCATTTCATAGCTCAAAACAACCCGTACCAGATGGACACCAAGTTCATCATAGCGGACACGGTGTCCAAGGTGTTGGTCCTTGCTTTGCTTTCGGTTTGGGCTATCTTCTTCCCTGGTGGCTCACTCGATTGGCTCATCACCCTTTTCTCCCTCGCCACTTTGCCCAACACTCTCGTCATGGGCATCCCTTTGCTTAATGCTATGTATGGAGATTTCACTCAAAGTCTCATGGTTCAACTCGTTGTTCTTCAATGCATCATCTG GTACACACTATTGCTGTTCCTTTTCGAATACAGGGCGGCAACGCTCTTAATCAAAACCCAGTTCCCGGGCCCCACAGCTGCCACCATTTCCAAATTTGAGCTCGACAACGACGTTATTTCATTGGACGGTCGTGATCCTCTCCGTACAGAATCCGAAACCGACATCAACGGCCGTATTCGAGTCCGAATCAGGCGGTCCACGTCATCGGCTCCGGAATCGGCTCTATCATCCTCCATTTGCCTCACCCCCAGAGCATCCAACCTCTCTAACGCCGAAATATTTTCCGTTAACACCCCCGGCGGACCCAACAATAACGAGATTGTATTCTGTAACGGCGACTTGGGGTTCGGTTACCGTGCCGTTAGCCCCCGTTTGTCCGGGTATGCTTCGTCGGATGCTTACTCTTTGCAGCCGACCCCAAGGGCTTCTAATTTTAATGAAATGGATGTGATTACTACGGCAGCCGGGAATACACCAATTTGGATGAGGTCTCCCGTGGCTGGTGGGAAAGTTTTCCGGCAGCCGTCTCCGGTGGTTCCTCCTACAAAAATGGTTTGGGACTGTCAAGATGGTGGTGGGGATGATAATAGGCAGGGCTTCAAAGACCTTGGTG agaaGGAAATTAGCTTTAGAGACAACACGAAAATAACAGTGGCGGAGATGAATGGAGATGGGAAAGAAGGTGAAGTGGGGAGCAAACAAGAAATGCCAAAGGCCATAGTGATGGTGAGACTCATTTTAATTGTTGTTGGAAGGAAGCTTTCTCGAAACCCTAATACTTACTCAAGCATCTTAGGGCTTCTTTGGTCTCTCATCTCTTTCAA GTGGAATGTAGGGATGCCGAGTTTGGTCAagtattcaataaaaataatctcCGATGCTGGCCTTGGGATGGCAATGTTCAGTTTAG GGTTATTTATGGCACTTCAGCCAAGGATTATTGCATGTGGAACAAAAAGAGCAACAATGGGGATGGTGATTCGTTTCCTGTGTGGCCCTGTAATAATGTCCACTGCATCGATAGCTCTGGGATTAAGAGGGGCAAAACTACATGCAGCCATCGTACAG GCAGCCCTTCCCCAAGGTATCGTACCATTCGTCTTTGCAAGAGAATACGGTTTACATCCCGACATATTAAGTACTGG GGTTATTTTTGGCATGTTGGTGTCATTGCCTGTGACACTTCTGTATTACATACTTTTAGGCATATGA
- the LOC107952016 gene encoding alcohol dehydrogenase class-P-like isoform X2, giving the protein MCDLLRINTDRGEMINDGKSRFSINGKPIYHFLGTSTFSEYTVVHVGQVAKINPEAPLDKVCVLSCGMSTGFGATVNVAKPKKGQSVAIFGLGAVGLAAAEGARVSGASRIIGVDLNPSRFELAKNFGVTEFVNPKDHNKPVQEVIAEMTGGGVDRSVECTGSIQAMISAFECVHDGWGVAVLVGVPNKDDAFKTHPVNLLNERTLKGTFFGNYKPRTDIPAVVERYMNKELELDKFITHSVPFSEINKAFEYMLAGEGLRCVIRMDA; this is encoded by the exons ATGTGTGATCTCCTCAGAATCAACACTGATAGGGGTGAAATGATTAATGACGGAAAATCCAGGTTTTCCATTAATGGGAAGCCTATCTACCACTTCCTAGGCACCTCTACTTTCAGTGAATACACTGTTGTCCATGTCGGCCAGGTTGCCAAGATCAATCCTGAGGCTCCGCTTGATAAAGTTTGTGTTCTAAGCTGCGGAATGTCCACAG GGTTTGGTGCCACTGTGAATGTAGCTAAACCCAAAAAGGGTCAATCCGTTGCAATATTTGGACTAGGTGCTGTCGGTCTTGCT GCTGCTGAAGGAGCAAGAGTTTCTGGGGCTTCCAGGATCATTGGTGTCGATTTGAACCCTAGCAGATTCGAACTAG CCAAGAACTTCGGTGTTACGGAGTTTGTGAATCCCAAAGATCACAACAAACCTGTTCAAGAG GTCATTGCTGAGATGACTGGTGGAGGAGTCGACCGCAGTGTTGAATGTACCGGGAGCATCCAGGCCATGATTTCTGCATTTGAATGTGTCCACGAT GGTTGGGGAGTTGCAGTGCTTGTGGGGGTTCCCAACAAAGACGATGCATTCAAAACTCATCCAGTGAATCTACTGAATGAAAGGACTCTCAAGGGTACTTTCTTTGGCAACTACAAACCTCGAACTGATATTCCTGCTGTCGTTGAGAGATACATGAACAAG GAACTTGAACTTGATAAGTTCATCACTCACTCTGTTCCCTTCTCTGAGATTAACAAGGCATTTGAGTACATGCTTGCTGGCGAGGGCCTGAGGTGCGTGATTCGCATGGATGCATAA
- the LOC107952017 gene encoding probable auxin efflux carrier component 6 — protein sequence MITGGDFYKVMCAMVPLYFAMIVAYGSVKWWRIFSPEQCSGINRFVAVFAVPVLSFHFIAQNNPYQMDTKFIIADTVSKVLVLALLSVWAIFFPGGSLDWLITLFSLATLPNTLVMGIPLLNAMYGDFTQSLMVQLVVLQCIIWYTLLLFLFEYRAATLLIKTQFPGPTAATISKFELDNDVISLDGRDPLRTESETDINGRIRVRIRRSTSSAPESALSSSICLTPRASNLSNAEIFSVNTPGGPNNNEIVFCNGDLGFGYRAVSPRLSGYASSDAYSLQPTPRASNFNEMDVITTAAGNTPIWMRSPVAGGKVFRQPSPVVPPTKMVWDCQDGGGDDNRQGFKDLGEKEISFRDNTKITVAEMNGDGKEGEVGSKQEMPKAIVMVRLILIVVGRKLSRNPNTYSSILGLLWSLISFKWNVGMPSLVKYSIKIISDAGLGMAMFSLGLFMALQPRIIACGTKRATMGMVIRFLCGPVIMSTASIALGLRGAKLHAAIVQAALPQGIVPFVFAREYGLHPDILSTG from the exons ATGATAACAGGGGGTGATTTTTACAAGGTGATGTGTGCGATGGTTCCACTGTATTTCGCAATGATAGTAGCGTACGGATCGGTGAAATGGTGGCGAATATTCAGCCCGGAGCAGTGTTCGGGGATCAACCGGTTCGTGGCGGTTTTCGCGGTGCCGGTGTTGTCATTCCATTTCATAGCTCAAAACAACCCGTACCAGATGGACACCAAGTTCATCATAGCGGACACGGTGTCCAAGGTGTTGGTCCTTGCTTTGCTTTCGGTTTGGGCTATCTTCTTCCCTGGTGGCTCACTCGATTGGCTCATCACCCTTTTCTCCCTCGCCACTTTGCCCAACACTCTCGTCATGGGCATCCCTTTGCTTAATGCTATGTATGGAGATTTCACTCAAAGTCTCATGGTTCAACTCGTTGTTCTTCAATGCATCATCTG GTACACACTATTGCTGTTCCTTTTCGAATACAGGGCGGCAACGCTCTTAATCAAAACCCAGTTCCCGGGCCCCACAGCTGCCACCATTTCCAAATTTGAGCTCGACAACGACGTTATTTCATTGGACGGTCGTGATCCTCTCCGTACAGAATCCGAAACCGACATCAACGGCCGTATTCGAGTCCGAATCAGGCGGTCCACGTCATCGGCTCCGGAATCGGCTCTATCATCCTCCATTTGCCTCACCCCCAGAGCATCCAACCTCTCTAACGCCGAAATATTTTCCGTTAACACCCCCGGCGGACCCAACAATAACGAGATTGTATTCTGTAACGGCGACTTGGGGTTCGGTTACCGTGCCGTTAGCCCCCGTTTGTCCGGGTATGCTTCGTCGGATGCTTACTCTTTGCAGCCGACCCCAAGGGCTTCTAATTTTAATGAAATGGATGTGATTACTACGGCAGCCGGGAATACACCAATTTGGATGAGGTCTCCCGTGGCTGGTGGGAAAGTTTTCCGGCAGCCGTCTCCGGTGGTTCCTCCTACAAAAATGGTTTGGGACTGTCAAGATGGTGGTGGGGATGATAATAGGCAGGGCTTCAAAGACCTTGGTG agaaGGAAATTAGCTTTAGAGACAACACGAAAATAACAGTGGCGGAGATGAATGGAGATGGGAAAGAAGGTGAAGTGGGGAGCAAACAAGAAATGCCAAAGGCCATAGTGATGGTGAGACTCATTTTAATTGTTGTTGGAAGGAAGCTTTCTCGAAACCCTAATACTTACTCAAGCATCTTAGGGCTTCTTTGGTCTCTCATCTCTTTCAA GTGGAATGTAGGGATGCCGAGTTTGGTCAagtattcaataaaaataatctcCGATGCTGGCCTTGGGATGGCAATGTTCAGTTTAG GGTTATTTATGGCACTTCAGCCAAGGATTATTGCATGTGGAACAAAAAGAGCAACAATGGGGATGGTGATTCGTTTCCTGTGTGGCCCTGTAATAATGTCCACTGCATCGATAGCTCTGGGATTAAGAGGGGCAAAACTACATGCAGCCATCGTACAG GCAGCCCTTCCCCAAGGTATCGTACCATTCGTCTTTGCAAGAGAATACGGTTTACATCCCGACATATTAAGTACTGGGTAA
- the LOC107952016 gene encoding alcohol dehydrogenase class-P-like isoform X1 — protein sequence MSTAGQVIRCKAAVAWESGKPLSIEEVEVAPPQKDEVRIKILFTSLCHTDVYFWDAKGQNPLFPRILGHEAGGIVESVGEGVTDLKPGDHVLPIFTGECKECPHCLSEESNMCDLLRINTDRGEMINDGKSRFSINGKPIYHFLGTSTFSEYTVVHVGQVAKINPEAPLDKVCVLSCGMSTGFGATVNVAKPKKGQSVAIFGLGAVGLAAAEGARVSGASRIIGVDLNPSRFELAKNFGVTEFVNPKDHNKPVQEVIAEMTGGGVDRSVECTGSIQAMISAFECVHDGWGVAVLVGVPNKDDAFKTHPVNLLNERTLKGTFFGNYKPRTDIPAVVERYMNKELELDKFITHSVPFSEINKAFEYMLAGEGLRCVIRMDA from the exons ATGAGTACTGCTGGTCAAGTCATCCGTTGCAAAG CTGCGGTAGCATGGGAGTCGGGGAAGCCACTGTCAATAGAGGAAGTGGAAGTGGCACCACCGCAGAAGGATGAAGTCCGTATTAAGATACTCTTCACTTCTTTATGTCACACCGATGTCTACTTCTGGGATGCTAAG GGACAAAACCCTCTGTTTCCTCGCATACTAGGTCATGAAGCTGGAGG GATTGTGGAGAGTGTAGGTGAGGGGGTGACTGATCTAAAGCCAGGTGATCATGTTCTCCCCATCTTCACGGGGGAATGCAAGGAGTGTCCCCATTGCTTGTCAGAAGAAAGTAACATGTGTGATCTCCTCAGAATCAACACTGATAGGGGTGAAATGATTAATGACGGAAAATCCAGGTTTTCCATTAATGGGAAGCCTATCTACCACTTCCTAGGCACCTCTACTTTCAGTGAATACACTGTTGTCCATGTCGGCCAGGTTGCCAAGATCAATCCTGAGGCTCCGCTTGATAAAGTTTGTGTTCTAAGCTGCGGAATGTCCACAG GGTTTGGTGCCACTGTGAATGTAGCTAAACCCAAAAAGGGTCAATCCGTTGCAATATTTGGACTAGGTGCTGTCGGTCTTGCT GCTGCTGAAGGAGCAAGAGTTTCTGGGGCTTCCAGGATCATTGGTGTCGATTTGAACCCTAGCAGATTCGAACTAG CCAAGAACTTCGGTGTTACGGAGTTTGTGAATCCCAAAGATCACAACAAACCTGTTCAAGAG GTCATTGCTGAGATGACTGGTGGAGGAGTCGACCGCAGTGTTGAATGTACCGGGAGCATCCAGGCCATGATTTCTGCATTTGAATGTGTCCACGAT GGTTGGGGAGTTGCAGTGCTTGTGGGGGTTCCCAACAAAGACGATGCATTCAAAACTCATCCAGTGAATCTACTGAATGAAAGGACTCTCAAGGGTACTTTCTTTGGCAACTACAAACCTCGAACTGATATTCCTGCTGTCGTTGAGAGATACATGAACAAG GAACTTGAACTTGATAAGTTCATCACTCACTCTGTTCCCTTCTCTGAGATTAACAAGGCATTTGAGTACATGCTTGCTGGCGAGGGCCTGAGGTGCGTGATTCGCATGGATGCATAA